TGTCAAATATTAAACCATTTAGTTGAATACTTTTTGCCTTTTTTCCACCCCGCTTTTCGGGTTTCTGTACGGCCTATCCGTTGAAAAAGCTCTCGTAGATTTTAAAATTTCAGTATCATTCTAATAGGATTTGAGGAAGCGTAAATATACCGTGAATACAACGAAATCAAAAGATGGAACTATTTTAGCGTACGATGTGTACGGTAATGGGCCTGCACTCATATACATAACAGGTGCAAGCTGCTTTCGGAAATTTATGCCTATTGTGCAGGATGCCAAAGTATTTTCTACCGAATTTACCGTTTATAACTACGATCGTCGGGGTCGGGGTGATAGCGGGGATACTTTGCCCTATTCGATAGAACGTGAAATCGAAGACATCGAAGCAATGATCGACATAGCAGGTGGCAAAGCATATTTATACGGTCATTCCTCCGGTGCTGTTCTGGCGCTAGAAGCTTCCTTGCGACTAGGAAATAAAGTTATCAAGGCCGCTCTTTACGATCTTCCTTATGTTCACAACGAAGCTGAAAAAGCCGACTACGAGAAATTAGGCGAATCAGTGAGAAATCTATTGAGTGAAGGTAAAAATGCGGCGGCGATGAAAACATTTTTGAAAGGCATCGGGATGCCTAAAATTTTTGTTTGGATACTACCTCTATTTCCTGGTTGGGGAATAATGAAAGCCCTGGCACCCACACTTGCTTATGATATCGCCTTAACGCAAGACTTACCTCCTCTGGAAAGAGCTGCACGAATTTCTTTACCGACATATATCATTGTAGGTGAAAAAAGTCCTTCTTCCGTGCAGGATGTAAGCAACAAATTAGCGAAGGTGATCCCGAATGCAAAGTTTTCCCAACTAGCCGGACAGGATCATATGGCTGATGCCAAAGCCTTATTACCGTTGTTAACCGATTTCTTAAAATAGTCTATTCGACAAAGGGAACCATTGCCATGACGAAACAGAACATGAATGAAGACGATACTCTTGAAGATTTCACCTGTCGCGAGATCACTCTCGACGGTGTTACAAAGAAAGTGTATGTCGCCGGCACAGGACCGGCCGTGATCGTCATGACTGAGATGCCCGGAATCAGTCCGCATGTTGCGCGTTTCAGCCGTTGGGTGCGTGATGCAGGTTTGACTGTTTATATGCCATCTCTCTTCGGCCTTGATGGTGTTATACCAAGCGCCAAAGACGGAAAGACCGTTCTCAGACGGGCTTGTGTCAGTGCGGAGTTTCGCGCATTCGCCGCAAATGAGTCGAGCCCTGTTACACAATGGCTCAGAGCATTGGCAAAACTAGCACATCAAGAATGCGGTGGCCGAGGGGTTGGGGCCATTGGAATGTGCTTCACAGGTAACTTTGCTTTGTCGATGATGCTTGAGCCTGCCATGCTGGCACCTGTTTTATCCCAACCCACACTGCCGTTAGGTGATCTTGCCGGTATTGGAATCGCTCCTGAGGAGCTGGAAACAATTCGTGAAAGACTTATTAGAGAAGACCTCACAGTAATGGCCTACCGATTTGAAGGAGACCAGTTTTGTCAGGCGCAGCGTTTTGCAGCTTATTCCGAGGCACTTGGGGATCGCTTTGTGGGACATGTGCTTCCCGACAGCGCTGCGAACACTTCCGTCCCACCGTTCTTCGAACAACATGTACCGTTCCCACATAGCGTTGTAACTGTCCATCTGATTGACGAAGCAGGCCAACCTACAATAGCTGCTCGAGATGAGATCCTGTCATTCTTTGTTCGGCGGCTTACTTAGTATTGCGAGATATCTTTGAAAAAATCAGTAAACAAATCCGATCATGAGCTTATTTTCCCTGATGTTCTAAAAGACATCAAAAAGAATGTTTTCGATCATTGCGGCATTTCATTGTTAAACCCATTTCTCGAAAAGGAAAGCCAGGAATACGGTGCCTGTCATTTTGAAATTGATGATTTGAAAATAACATTTCGCGTTGCGAAAATAACCCCTACAAAGATCGGTCAATTTGTGACCTTATGGAAACGAAACGGTAGCGGACCGATCCAACCATTTGATATTAAAGACAACGTGGATTATTTTATCATTCGCTCGAACAATAAGGATCTCTCGGGGCAATTCATATTCCCCAAACACGTATTATATGAAAAAGGAATCGTATCCGGTAAAAAGAAAGGAAAGCTCGGATTCAGAATTTATTCCTCATGGGATATTCCTACCAATAAACAAGCGCAAGCGACTCAAAAATGGCAATTGGAATACTTTCTGGAAAGTTCCAAAAACAAACCTATCGACACTACAAGAGTCAAATTCCTTTTGAACTACAAAAAATAACTCACCGTTTTCGCACGCAGATTCCAACTTGACCGAGAAAAATGGAAAGAACGAAATTAGCAAATGTTGTCGTCCACGCAACGCCTCAAAGCCGAGACCTTCCGATGCGCCGACAATCAGTATCCTCACAAAGAGTTATGTGAATTTTTCGAAACATGGGAGACTAAGAACCGTATGAAACATCGATACGTAATATGTTTTTTTCTATTTCTA
The nucleotide sequence above comes from Leptospira kobayashii. Encoded proteins:
- a CDS encoding alpha/beta fold hydrolase, with protein sequence MNTTKSKDGTILAYDVYGNGPALIYITGASCFRKFMPIVQDAKVFSTEFTVYNYDRRGRGDSGDTLPYSIEREIEDIEAMIDIAGGKAYLYGHSSGAVLALEASLRLGNKVIKAALYDLPYVHNEAEKADYEKLGESVRNLLSEGKNAAAMKTFLKGIGMPKIFVWILPLFPGWGIMKALAPTLAYDIALTQDLPPLERAARISLPTYIIVGEKSPSSVQDVSNKLAKVIPNAKFSQLAGQDHMADAKALLPLLTDFLK
- a CDS encoding dienelactone hydrolase family protein; the protein is MTKQNMNEDDTLEDFTCREITLDGVTKKVYVAGTGPAVIVMTEMPGISPHVARFSRWVRDAGLTVYMPSLFGLDGVIPSAKDGKTVLRRACVSAEFRAFAANESSPVTQWLRALAKLAHQECGGRGVGAIGMCFTGNFALSMMLEPAMLAPVLSQPTLPLGDLAGIGIAPEELETIRERLIREDLTVMAYRFEGDQFCQAQRFAAYSEALGDRFVGHVLPDSAANTSVPPFFEQHVPFPHSVVTVHLIDEAGQPTIAARDEILSFFVRRLT
- a CDS encoding MepB family protein, translated to MKKSVNKSDHELIFPDVLKDIKKNVFDHCGISLLNPFLEKESQEYGACHFEIDDLKITFRVAKITPTKIGQFVTLWKRNGSGPIQPFDIKDNVDYFIIRSNNKDLSGQFIFPKHVLYEKGIVSGKKKGKLGFRIYSSWDIPTNKQAQATQKWQLEYFLESSKNKPIDTTRVKFLLNYKK